A single genomic interval of Rhododendron vialii isolate Sample 1 chromosome 3a, ASM3025357v1 harbors:
- the LOC131319989 gene encoding cytochrome P450 89A2-like → METWFIIIISLCISALIKPIFNLVFPPPTSNHKVKKKNLPPGPTTIPLIGNFIFLRRNFSEFESAIRSFRAKHGPIITLRVGSRPAIFIGTPAMAHQALVQNGAVFSDRPEALATVKVISSNQHSINSAGYGPTWRLLRRNLTSEILHPSRVKSYSAARQWVLEILFERLVGSQSAAEGFRLVDHFQYAMFCLLVLMCFGDKLDEKQIRDVERVQRQMLVNSSRFDILNVWPMLGKIVFHNRWKELLQLRQSQEDVLIPLIRSRREVVKRRQQGKTESDKESVVAYVDTLLDLELPDEKRKLDEKEMVTLCSEFLDAGTDTTFTALQWIMANLVKYPHVQTKVYEEIHGIVGPSPQLGEKNKNMVMIKEEDLQRMPYLKSVVLEGLRRHPPGHLVLPHAVTKDVEFEGYLVPKGAIVNFMVADIGWDPNVWDEPMEFKPERFFTNTISGGNGVPDLFDITGSKEIKMMPFGVGRRICPAAGMAILHLEFFIANLVWYFEWTAVEGDTVDLSEKQEFTIVMKYPLRAHISPRGLSATQ, encoded by the exons atggagaCCTggttcatcatcatcatctccctGTGCATCTCAGCTCTCATCAAACCCATCTTCAACCTAGTCTTCCCTCCTCCCACTTCCAACCACAAGGTCAAGAAGAAGAACCTCCCCCCCGGACCCACCACCATCCCACTTATCGGCAACTTCATATTCCTCCGGAGAAATTTTTCCGAATTCGAATCCGCCATCCGTTCCTTCCGCGCCAAACACGGCCCCATCATCACCCTCCGGGTTGGTTCCCGCCCGGCCATCTTCATCGGAACCCCTGCCATGGCCCACCAAGCCCTCGTCCAGAACGGCGCCGTCTTCTCCGACCGGCCCGAGGCCCTCGCCACGGTAAAAGTCATCAGCAGCAACCAGCACAGCATCAACTCGGCCGGGTACGGCCCCACGTGGCGTCTCCTCCGCCGCAACCTGACGTCGGAGATCCTCCACCCCTCCCGCGTCAAGTCCTACTCCGCCGCCCGCcagtgggttttggaaatcttgtTCGAACGCCTCGTCGGGTCGCAGTCGGCGGCTGAGGGGTTTCGGCTGGTGGATCATTTCCAGTACGCCATGTTTTGCCTTTTGGTGTTGATGTGTTTTGGGGACAAGTTGGATGAGAAGCAAATCAGGGACGTTGAGAGGGTTCAGCGCCAGATGCTAGTGAATTCTAGTCGGTTCGACATTCTCAACGTTTGGCCCATGCTAG gtaaGATAGTGTTTCACAATCGTTGGAAGGAACTCTTACAGCTACGTCAAAGTCAAGAAGATGTCTTAATCCCTCTTATCAGATCCCGAAGGGAAGTTGTTAAACGACGACAACAGGGGAAAACGGAATCTGACAAAGAGAGTGTGGTGGCATATGTGGACACCTTGTTGGATCTGGAGCTTCCGGACGAAAAGAGAAAGCTCGACGAGAAGGAGATGGTGACCCTTTGCAGTGAGTTCCTCGACGCAGGCACCGATACAACCTTCACCGCATTGCAATGGATCATGGCCAATTTGGTCAAGTACCCTCATGTTCAAACCAAGGTGTACGAAGAAATCCATGGCATTGTGGGCCCATCGCCCCAACTCGgagagaagaacaagaacatGGTAATGATTAAGGAGGAGGATTTACAGAGAATGCCGTACTTAAAATCTGTGGTTTTGGAAGGTCTTAGGCGTCACCCACCCGGGCACCTAGTCTTGCCCCACGCGGTGACCAAGGACGTAGAATTTGAGGGCTACTTGGTGCCCAAGGGTGCCATCGTCAACTTCATGGTGGCGGACATCGGATGGGACCCAAATGTGTGGGATGAACCTATGGAGTTCAAGCCTGAGAGGTTCTTTACTAATACTATTAGCGGCGGCAATGGGGTACCGGATTTGTTCGATATAACAGGAAGCAAGGAGATCAAAATGATGCCGTTTGGTGTAGGAAGGAGAATTTGTCCAGCAGCTGGGATGGCTATACTTCACTTGGAGTTTTTCATTGCgaatttggtttggtattttgaaTGGACCGCTGTGGAAGGTGACACTGTTGATCTATCGGAGAAGCAGGAGTTTACTATCGTGATGAAATATCCACTGCGGGCCCACATCTCCCCTAGAGGGTTGTCCGCGACTCAGTAA